From Pseudoalteromonas viridis, the proteins below share one genomic window:
- a CDS encoding RNA polymerase sigma factor FliA has translation MASPVNRMAGYKTTDHLSKVVERHTPLVKKVACHLLARLPASVQLDDLVQSGMIGLIEACKNFDASKGASFETFAGIRIRGAMIDEIRRGDWAPRSVHKNGRMVAEAIAELEAQLGREPKDTEIAEKLDITLDEYHHILHDVNASKVIGIEDLGVDEDVISPAGNDFALDKPFNNVKNERFNESLVNAIKTLPERDALVLSLYYNDEMNLKEIGAILEVSESRVSQIHGQAMIKLRAKINDWIN, from the coding sequence ATGGCTTCACCGGTCAACCGCATGGCGGGATATAAAACGACGGACCATCTAAGTAAGGTGGTAGAGCGTCATACGCCTTTGGTAAAAAAGGTGGCCTGTCATTTATTAGCAAGGTTACCAGCCAGCGTTCAGTTAGACGATTTAGTCCAATCGGGCATGATTGGACTCATTGAAGCGTGCAAGAATTTTGACGCCAGTAAAGGCGCAAGCTTTGAAACCTTTGCTGGTATTCGAATTCGTGGTGCAATGATTGACGAGATCCGCCGTGGCGACTGGGCTCCCCGCTCGGTACACAAAAACGGCCGGATGGTTGCAGAGGCCATTGCTGAGCTTGAAGCACAGCTTGGGCGGGAACCAAAAGATACTGAAATCGCTGAAAAACTTGATATTACGCTAGATGAGTACCATCATATTTTACATGATGTCAATGCGAGTAAAGTTATCGGCATTGAAGACTTGGGGGTCGACGAAGACGTAATTTCTCCCGCAGGCAACGATTTTGCGCTAGACAAACCATTCAATAATGTTAAAAATGAGCGCTTTAACGAGTCGTTAGTCAATGCTATCAAGACTTTACCTGAGCGAGATGCCTTGGTGTTGTCTTTGTATTATAACGACGAGATGAATTTAAAAGAGATTGGCGCGATCTTAGAGGTCAGCGAATCTCGAGTGAGTCAGATTCACGGTCAAGCAATGATCAAGCTCAGAGCGAAGATCAATGACTGGATCAATTAG
- the cheY gene encoding chemotaxis response regulator CheY codes for MDKNMKILVVDDFSTMRRIIKNLLRDLGFTNVQEADDGSTALPMLQNQEFDFVVTDWNMPGMQGIDLLRAIRADDKLKHIPVLMVTAEAKKEQIVAAAQAGVNGYIVKPFTAGTLKTKLEKVFERLG; via the coding sequence TTGGATAAGAACATGAAAATTCTCGTGGTTGATGATTTTTCTACGATGAGAAGAATAATCAAAAACCTGCTAAGAGACTTAGGCTTTACCAATGTTCAAGAGGCTGATGATGGCAGTACGGCACTTCCAATGTTGCAAAATCAGGAATTCGACTTTGTCGTAACTGACTGGAATATGCCCGGCATGCAAGGTATCGATTTGTTACGTGCAATTCGTGCTGACGACAAGCTTAAACACATCCCAGTACTCATGGTAACAGCGGAAGCGAAGAAAGAACAAATCGTTGCTGCTGCCCAGGCTGGAGTTAATGGTTATATCGTTAAACCGTTTACGGCAGGAACCCTGAAAACCAAACTAGAAAAAGTGTTCGAGCGTTTAGGCTAG
- a CDS encoding protein phosphatase CheZ, whose protein sequence is MSTSSVPQITLEQAKLLVEYLEQGEQEKADEILIEATNKEQSELFAEVGKLTRQLHESLKNFELDTRLADLTTEAIPDAKQRLNYVMEMTESAANKTMDAVEASLPLAQELADELSEIKPTWDRLMSRDIQLGEFKSLCHDLDSFMQSSKGRTDELQNLMTNVLMAQDYQDLTGQVIRRVIELVREVEDSLIHLLTVFGSADESQQTAAQPQSQTKATPVADELSGPEGPIMDAESRDDVVSGQDEVDDLLSSLGF, encoded by the coding sequence ATGTCAACATCTTCTGTGCCACAGATAACTCTGGAACAGGCTAAACTGCTCGTTGAATACCTAGAACAAGGTGAGCAGGAAAAGGCTGATGAGATATTAATTGAGGCCACTAATAAAGAACAATCAGAGCTTTTTGCTGAAGTAGGTAAGCTGACTCGACAACTTCATGAATCATTGAAGAACTTTGAGTTGGATACGCGTTTAGCAGATCTCACGACAGAAGCCATTCCAGATGCCAAGCAGCGCCTCAATTACGTCATGGAAATGACCGAAAGTGCTGCGAACAAAACCATGGATGCCGTAGAAGCGAGTCTTCCCTTAGCCCAAGAACTTGCCGATGAACTCTCTGAAATCAAGCCCACCTGGGACAGACTGATGAGCCGGGATATCCAGCTCGGAGAGTTCAAGTCGTTGTGTCACGATCTTGACAGTTTTATGCAGTCGTCAAAAGGCCGTACAGATGAACTACAGAATCTGATGACCAATGTTTTGATGGCACAGGATTATCAGGATTTAACCGGACAGGTGATCCGGCGTGTCATTGAGCTGGTTCGTGAAGTTGAAGACAGCCTAATTCACTTGTTGACTGTATTTGGCAGCGCTGATGAAAGTCAACAAACTGCAGCCCAGCCGCAGTCACAAACTAAAGCCACCCCCGTTGCTGATGAGTTATCAGGTCCTGAGGGTCCAATTATGGACGCTGAGTCTCGAGATGATGTCGTATCCGGGCAGGACGAAGTTGATGACCTGTTGTCGAGTTTGGGCTTCTAA
- a CDS encoding chemotaxis protein CheA — protein MSFEVDEDILQDFLVEAGEILEQLSEQLVELENNPEDKELLNAIFRGFHTVKGGAGFLSMTELVDACHGAENVFDVLRQGQRQVTAELMDVILQSLDTINEMFSCIQNREQPEPADPHLLEVLHQLSQPQSADEEISAPAAEPEPVVATPSADDVLFDAPSDPVGAAGGDSSDSIDEISEEEFESLLDELHGSGNGPSVASDTPAAPSAAPAPASGDDGDITDDEFDSLLDELHGVGQFGATPAAPTPAPAPPAATEKAPASGGGDDDEINDDEFEALLDELHGKGQAPKSTEAEVAAPKEAPKAPPKPEPKPAAPAAKAPSAPAAKPAPAPAAKPPAESKPAADKAAAKKPAAQAETTVRVDTKRLDEIMNMVGELVLVRNRLVSLANNSNSESMGKAISNLDVVTADLQGAVMKTRMQPIKKVFGRFPRVVRDLARSLKKDISLVLEGEDTDLDKNLVEALADPLVHLVRNSVDHGIEMPDVREAAGKSRTGTVTLSASQEGDHILLTIRDDGAGMDPEKLKKIAISKGVIDSDQASRLSDNEAYNLIFAPGFSTKEQISDISGRGVGMDVVKTKITQLNGSVNIQSELGVGTILEIKVPLTLAILPTLMVMIGQQTFALPLAGVSEIFHLDLTKTNVVDGQLTIIVREKAIPLFYLEHWLVKGADRTARKAEGHVVIVQMGTKQVGFVVDSLIGQEEVVIKPLDALLQGTPGMAGATITSDGGIALILDVPSMLKYYAGK, from the coding sequence ATGAGCTTTGAAGTCGATGAAGATATCTTACAAGACTTTCTTGTTGAAGCTGGGGAAATACTCGAACAGTTATCTGAGCAGCTTGTCGAACTAGAGAATAATCCGGAAGACAAAGAGCTGTTGAACGCGATTTTCCGTGGTTTCCATACTGTTAAAGGGGGCGCTGGCTTCCTGAGTATGACTGAATTGGTGGATGCTTGTCACGGTGCGGAAAACGTGTTCGATGTTTTGCGTCAGGGCCAGCGTCAGGTAACAGCAGAACTGATGGATGTCATTTTGCAGTCACTCGACACCATCAATGAAATGTTCTCATGTATTCAAAATAGAGAGCAACCTGAGCCTGCGGACCCACATTTGCTGGAAGTGTTGCATCAGCTTAGCCAACCACAATCAGCAGACGAAGAAATTTCAGCCCCAGCAGCTGAGCCAGAACCGGTTGTTGCAACGCCCAGTGCAGATGATGTGCTGTTCGATGCACCCTCAGATCCTGTTGGTGCTGCTGGTGGTGATAGTTCAGACAGCATAGATGAAATTTCAGAAGAAGAATTCGAAAGCTTACTGGATGAGTTACACGGCTCTGGCAATGGCCCTTCAGTAGCTTCAGACACACCTGCTGCGCCTAGCGCAGCACCAGCTCCTGCCAGTGGTGATGACGGCGATATTACCGACGACGAATTTGACAGTTTGTTAGACGAGTTACACGGGGTTGGACAATTTGGTGCAACACCTGCTGCACCGACACCCGCACCTGCACCACCCGCAGCCACTGAAAAAGCACCTGCGTCGGGTGGCGGTGATGATGACGAAATCAACGACGACGAATTTGAAGCTTTGCTGGATGAGTTGCATGGTAAAGGGCAAGCGCCAAAGTCAACAGAAGCGGAAGTAGCAGCGCCCAAAGAAGCGCCAAAAGCACCGCCAAAACCTGAACCTAAGCCGGCGGCGCCTGCGGCAAAAGCGCCAAGTGCACCTGCTGCCAAACCTGCGCCGGCACCGGCGGCTAAGCCGCCAGCAGAGAGTAAACCCGCGGCTGATAAAGCGGCGGCTAAAAAGCCAGCCGCACAAGCTGAGACAACCGTTCGCGTTGATACCAAGCGCCTTGATGAGATCATGAACATGGTCGGTGAGCTGGTGTTGGTGCGTAACCGACTAGTGAGCTTGGCAAATAACTCCAATAGCGAGTCTATGGGCAAGGCTATCTCGAACCTGGATGTGGTCACGGCAGACTTGCAGGGCGCGGTAATGAAAACCCGAATGCAGCCAATCAAGAAAGTATTTGGTCGCTTCCCTCGGGTTGTTCGTGACTTAGCGCGCAGTCTTAAAAAAGACATTAGCTTAGTATTGGAAGGGGAAGATACGGATCTGGATAAAAACCTGGTTGAAGCATTGGCCGATCCCTTGGTTCACCTGGTGCGCAACTCGGTAGACCATGGTATTGAGATGCCTGACGTGCGTGAAGCCGCAGGTAAATCCAGAACCGGTACTGTCACCTTATCCGCTTCGCAAGAAGGCGACCATATTCTGCTGACCATTCGCGATGATGGTGCGGGTATGGACCCTGAGAAACTGAAAAAGATTGCGATCAGCAAAGGGGTTATCGACTCCGATCAGGCAAGCCGCCTGTCGGACAATGAAGCTTACAACCTGATTTTTGCACCTGGCTTCTCAACCAAAGAACAAATTTCTGACATCTCAGGCCGGGGTGTTGGCATGGACGTGGTTAAAACCAAGATCACCCAGCTTAATGGCTCTGTTAATATCCAGTCTGAACTGGGTGTGGGCACCATACTGGAAATCAAAGTACCACTGACATTGGCCATTTTGCCCACACTGATGGTAATGATTGGCCAGCAGACATTTGCACTGCCACTTGCCGGGGTGAGCGAAATATTCCACCTGGATTTGACTAAGACTAATGTGGTTGATGGCCAATTGACTATCATAGTGCGTGAAAAAGCGATCCCACTGTTCTATCTGGAACATTGGTTAGTGAAAGGCGCAGACAGAACAGCCCGCAAAGCCGAAGGGCATGTGGTCATTGTTCAGATGGGCACTAAGCAAGTTGGATTTGTGGTGGATTCACTGATTGGCCAGGAAGAGGTGGTGATCAAGCCACTGGATGCCTTATTACAAGGCACACCCGGTATGGCAGGTGCAACCATCACATCTGATGGTGGTATCGCGCTGATTCTGGACGTCCCCAGCATGTTAAAATATTACGCCGGTAAGTAA
- a CDS encoding protein-glutamate methylesterase/protein-glutamine glutaminase — MAVKVLVVDDSSFFRRRVSEILEKDPEIQVIDFAVNGQEAVDKAAKLRPDVITMDVEMPVMDGISAVKQIMQSSPTPILMFSSLTREGASATLDALDAGAVDFLPKKFEDIARNSEDAIRSLQNKVKEIGRRRVSRFTRPISSSPAPAPARSTPASSGLRSTAKPIAQPDRSFSRPAADTPSSGASFKASGKKYQIVAIGTSTGGPVALQTILTQLPANFPHPILLIQHMPAAFTPAFAQRLNSLCKIKVKEAEQGDRLQPGVAYLAPGGQQMLVESRGGSKTLKVFEDDSPRITYKPSVDVTFASTAKAYGGDVLAVILTGMGADGRDGARMLKQSGATIWAQDEKTCVVYGMPQAVASAGISTEDIALQDVALRINKEIGCA; from the coding sequence ATGGCAGTTAAAGTATTAGTTGTAGATGACTCGAGCTTCTTTCGTCGCCGAGTGAGTGAAATACTAGAAAAAGATCCTGAAATTCAGGTGATTGACTTTGCGGTAAATGGTCAGGAAGCGGTTGATAAAGCAGCCAAACTCAGACCGGATGTCATCACCATGGATGTGGAAATGCCAGTGATGGATGGGATCAGTGCGGTAAAGCAGATCATGCAAAGCTCTCCGACTCCCATTTTAATGTTTTCGTCATTGACCCGTGAAGGTGCAAGTGCCACCTTAGATGCACTGGATGCCGGTGCGGTCGACTTTTTGCCGAAAAAGTTTGAAGACATTGCCCGCAATAGTGAAGATGCGATCCGCTCTTTGCAAAACAAGGTCAAAGAAATTGGCCGACGTCGTGTAAGCCGTTTTACTCGGCCTATTAGCTCGTCGCCGGCACCTGCACCTGCGCGCAGCACACCTGCCTCATCCGGGCTGCGCTCCACGGCTAAACCAATTGCGCAACCAGATCGCTCCTTCTCTCGGCCTGCGGCGGATACGCCCAGTTCAGGGGCGTCTTTTAAGGCGTCAGGAAAAAAATACCAAATCGTTGCTATTGGCACGTCTACAGGCGGGCCGGTTGCACTTCAGACTATTTTAACGCAGTTGCCTGCAAACTTTCCGCACCCAATACTGCTGATCCAGCATATGCCTGCGGCATTCACACCGGCATTTGCACAGCGTTTAAATAGCCTGTGTAAAATCAAAGTGAAAGAAGCGGAGCAGGGCGATCGCTTGCAACCTGGCGTTGCTTATCTCGCACCTGGTGGCCAGCAAATGTTGGTTGAATCCAGAGGCGGCAGTAAAACGCTTAAAGTGTTTGAAGACGACAGCCCGCGTATTACCTATAAACCCAGTGTTGATGTGACTTTTGCCAGTACTGCGAAAGCCTACGGCGGGGACGTCTTAGCAGTTATACTCACGGGCATGGGCGCGGATGGCAGAGATGGTGCCAGAATGTTGAAACAAAGTGGTGCGACTATCTGGGCTCAGGATGAAAAAACCTGTGTGGTTTATGGCATGCCACAAGCCGTTGCCAGTGCGGGCATCTCAACGGAGGACATTGCCTTACAGGATGTGGCGCTGAGAATAAACAAAGAAATAGGCTGCGCATAA